A section of the Triticum dicoccoides isolate Atlit2015 ecotype Zavitan chromosome 7A, WEW_v2.0, whole genome shotgun sequence genome encodes:
- the LOC119328350 gene encoding peroxidase P7-like: protein MASSKGSWAALALLLFAALASTAVNGDHKLSARYYDETCPNVQRVVRAVMAYKVASEPAVAPALLRLFFHDCFVNGCDGSVLLDGTHFSESEKDALPNASLRGFEVIDEIKSVLEHDCPATVSCADVLALASRDAVAMLGGPAWSMPLGRMDSRTADRDAADNLPSPHDNYTSLVSTFRERGLDARDMTALSGAHTVGMASCVNYRARVYCSDGDTNIDPSFAETRRQSCPAGDNEDGGMAPFDEQTPMTFDNAYYKDLIARRGLLSSDQALYGSGGRQDDLVEMYSRDGKKFAKDFAKAMVKMGNIRPSKGTTVEVRLNCKMVN, encoded by the exons ATGGCGTCCTCCAAGGGCTCCTGGGCCGCGCTTGCATTGCTCCTCTTTGCTGCTCTCGCATCCACGGCCGTCAACGGCGACCACAAGCTCTCCGCCAGGTACTACGACGAGACGTGCCCCAACGTGCAGCGCGTCGTGCGGGCGGTCATGGCGTACAAGGTCGCCAGCGAGCCGGCGGTGGCGCCCgccctcctccgcctcttcttccacgactgcttcgtcaAC GGATGCGATGGGTCCGTCCTCCTCGACGGCACGCACTTCTCCGAGAGCGAGAAGGACGCGCTGCCGAACGCTTCCCTCCGAGGCTTCGAGGTGATCGACGAGATCAAGTCCGTGCTGGAGCACGACTGCCCGGCCaccgtctcctgcgccgacgtGCTCGCCCTGGCGTCCCGGGACGCCGTCGCCATGCTCGGAGGGCCCGCCTGGAGCATGCCTCTCGGCCGCATGGACTCTCGCACCGCCGACAGGGACGCCGCCGATAACCTCCCCAGCCCACACGACAACTACACGTCGCTCGTCTCGACGTTCAGGGAGCGCGGCCTCGACGCCCGCGACATGACCGCGCTCTCCGGCGCGCACACCGTAGGGATGGCCAGCTGCGTGAACTACAGGGCCCGCGTCTACTGCAGCGACGGCGACACCAACATCGATCCCTCCTTCGCGGAGACCAGGCGGCAGTCGTGCCCCGCCGGCGACAATGAGGATGGTGGCATGGCGCCGTTTGACGAGCAGACGCCGATGACATTCGACAACGCCTACTACAAGGATCTGATCGCGCGGCGTGGCCTCCTCAGCTCCGACCAAGCACTCTACGGCTCCGGTGGGCGGCAGGACGATCTTGTGGAGATGTACAGCAGGGACGGTAAGAAGTTCGCCAAGGACTTCGCCAAGGCCATGGTAAAGATGGGGAACATACGCCCGTCCAAGGGGACCACGGTGGAGGTCAGGCTCAATTGCAAGATGGTCAACTAG